DNA sequence from the Sulfurimonas sediminis genome:
GATGTTTTCCGACATCTGCCATTTTGGGGCTTCTCCCTTTTATGGACAAACGCATAGAAAATACGCCGATTATTATAGATGCAAAAACAGGGGTGAGCGGAGCAGGCAAAAAACTCAGTGAAGTGACGCATTTTGTCAATGTCAATGACAATCTTTTTGCCTACAACCCTCTGCTCCACCGTCATGCTCCCGAAATTGCAGACAAACTGAATGTCTCTTTTGACGAAGTCAGTTTTGTGCCGCATCTGGTCCCTGTGAACCGGGGTATGATAAGTTCGATTTACATACAGGTCAGCGGTGATTTTGATGCCTTGGACGTTGTAAAGGAATTTTATAAAAATGATGTACATGTAAGGGTGAGTGCTTCTCCGGTTGACATGAAGAATGTTGCCGGAACAAATTTCTGTGACATCTATGCCCAGAGAAAAGGCAAGATGCTTTTTATATCTTCAAGCATAGACAACCTGATGAGAGGGGCATCTTCTCAGGCCGTTGTCAACGCCAATCTGATGATGGGATTTGATGAAACAACGGCGATCCCAGATATAGCCTATGTCCCCTAAACCGGTTATTATCCAAGAGGGTGCGTTCATTGTTTCTGATGCGCACTATTCACACCTGCGTCCGGAACTTTTATACTTTTTGCGAGAAATTCACAGTAAAAATATGGCAGTACCCCAGCTTATCCT
Encoded proteins:
- the argC gene encoding N-acetyl-gamma-glutamyl-phosphate reductase, producing MQNKSKINVGVVGATGYTGLELVKMLIKHPFFHLTYIANSEGGTTINKLHPSLNGVCEDVVQKADIDTMALTCKLVFLALPHKTAMAYVKPLLEKGVKVVDLSADYRLPQDIYEAFYCPHTDAKNLEHVVYGLPELNREAIKSAKLVANPGCFPTSAILGLLPFMDKRIENTPIIIDAKTGVSGAGKKLSEVTHFVNVNDNLFAYNPLLHRHAPEIADKLNVSFDEVSFVPHLVPVNRGMISSIYIQVSGDFDALDVVKEFYKNDVHVRVSASPVDMKNVAGTNFCDIYAQRKGKMLFISSSIDNLMRGASSQAVVNANLMMGFDETTAIPDIAYVP